In Candidatus Polarisedimenticolaceae bacterium, one genomic interval encodes:
- the queF gene encoding preQ(1) synthase: protein MPSRPNRKLETFPNPEPGRDYTIEFTVPEFTCLCPKTGQPDFATFRIRYVPDRRCVELKSLKLYFWSFRNEGHFHEAVTNRILDDLVRATSPRRMEIEGDFYVRGGIHTVVRATHEPPDRGGNANVSGRKRR from the coding sequence ATGCCCAGCCGACCGAACCGGAAGCTCGAGACCTTTCCCAACCCCGAACCGGGGCGGGACTACACGATCGAGTTCACCGTTCCGGAGTTCACGTGCCTGTGCCCGAAGACCGGCCAGCCGGACTTCGCCACGTTCCGGATCCGCTACGTCCCCGACCGCCGCTGCGTCGAGCTCAAATCGCTGAAGCTCTACTTCTGGTCGTTCCGCAACGAGGGGCACTTCCACGAGGCGGTCACGAACCGGATCCTCGACGACCTGGTACGGGCGACGAGCCCCCGCCGGATGGAGATCGAAGGGGACTTCTACGTCCGCGGCGGCATCCACACGGTCGTGCGGGCGACCCATGAACCGCCGGACCGGGGCGGGAACGCCAACGTTTCCGGGCGGAAACGCCGTTAG
- a CDS encoding trypsin-like peptidase domain-containing protein: MKLRMAALAVLTFVLGFACGQGTPVGNASPPPAEPGAAAGGASGEAASGLSAEERRDIDVFRRSSPSVVFITSSVLQRDLFSMNVQEIPQGSGSGFVWDKDGHVVTNFHVVENAQRLTVRLADGSDWEARYVGSTPDKDCAVLKIDAPADRLQPVSLGRSSSLLVGQKVFAVGNPFGFDHSLTVGVVSALGRELTSPNNRTIRDVIQTDAAINPGNSGGPLLDSSARVVGVNTAIYTPSGASAGIGFAVPIDVIARIVPQLIKTGKIERPIIGFSPVPDRVARYRGVPEGIAIYEVSEGSPADRAGLVGIERLDRRRFRWGDIILAVDGKKVDTLDDLLWAFEEAGIGKTVTLTVRRGDETRKVAVRLEAAR; this comes from the coding sequence ATGAAGCTTCGCATGGCGGCGCTCGCCGTCCTCACGTTCGTATTGGGCTTCGCCTGCGGGCAGGGAACGCCGGTGGGTAACGCCAGCCCTCCCCCCGCGGAACCCGGGGCGGCGGCGGGCGGCGCGTCGGGCGAGGCCGCCTCCGGCCTGAGCGCCGAGGAGCGCCGGGACATCGACGTGTTCCGGCGCTCCTCCCCTTCGGTCGTGTTCATCACCTCGTCGGTGCTTCAGCGCGATCTTTTCTCCATGAACGTCCAGGAGATCCCGCAGGGGAGCGGCAGCGGCTTCGTGTGGGACAAGGACGGTCACGTCGTCACGAACTTCCACGTCGTCGAGAACGCGCAGAGGCTCACCGTGCGACTGGCGGACGGGAGCGACTGGGAAGCCCGATACGTCGGGTCCACTCCCGACAAGGACTGCGCCGTCCTCAAGATCGATGCCCCTGCCGACCGGCTGCAGCCGGTCTCGCTGGGACGCTCGTCGTCGCTTCTGGTCGGCCAGAAGGTCTTCGCGGTGGGGAACCCCTTCGGGTTCGACCACTCGCTCACCGTAGGCGTCGTCAGCGCCCTGGGGCGCGAGCTGACCTCTCCCAACAACAGGACGATCCGCGACGTGATCCAGACCGACGCCGCGATCAACCCCGGCAACTCCGGCGGGCCGCTGCTCGACTCGAGCGCGCGGGTCGTCGGCGTGAACACGGCGATCTACACCCCGTCGGGGGCGTCGGCCGGCATCGGTTTCGCCGTCCCGATCGACGTCATCGCGCGGATCGTGCCGCAGTTGATCAAGACGGGGAAGATCGAGCGGCCGATCATCGGGTTCAGCCCCGTTCCCGACCGCGTGGCCCGCTACCGCGGCGTTCCCGAAGGGATCGCGATCTACGAGGTCTCGGAAGGCTCCCCGGCGGATCGTGCGGGACTCGTCGGGATCGAGCGGCTGGACCGTCGTCGCTTCCGCTGGGGGGACATCATCCTCGCGGTCGACGGCAAGAAGGTCGACACCCTCGACGACCTGCTGTGGGCCTTCGAGGAGGCCGGGATCGGGAAGACGGTCACGTTGACCGTGCGCCGGGGGGACGAAACCCGAAAGGTCGCGGTCCGGCTGGAGGCGGCCCGCTGA
- a CDS encoding cytochrome c, which yields MRRCLALSIGSAFLFLFAVPAFAEPDGKALYESKCAMCHGKDGVAKPMAKGSANFNDPAFQKANDAAAIAKVASEGKNKMPAYKDKLSAADIQAIAAHVKTLK from the coding sequence ATGCGCCGCTGTCTCGCGCTTTCCATCGGGTCCGCGTTCCTCTTCTTGTTCGCCGTCCCCGCGTTCGCGGAGCCCGACGGCAAGGCGCTCTACGAGTCCAAGTGCGCGATGTGCCACGGCAAGGACGGCGTCGCCAAGCCGATGGCGAAAGGTTCGGCCAACTTCAACGATCCGGCGTTTCAGAAGGCGAACGACGCCGCCGCGATCGCGAAGGTCGCCAGCGAGGGCAAGAACAAGATGCCGGCCTACAAGGACAAGTTGTCCGCGGCCGACATCCAGGCCATCGCGGCGCACGTCAAGACCCTGAAGTAG